One genomic region from Nocardia vinacea encodes:
- a CDS encoding carboxylesterase/lipase family protein has translation MIVETAGGKVRGSVDGAVTAFRGIPFATAERFGAPRAPAPWPGIRDSVEIGPAAPQLASRLERVMGRFTVAQAEDCLSLNVWAPAGSGHPVLVFLHGGGFTSGSGGLAWYDGAELAEHGDIVVVTINYRLGVLGYLCLPGVSEGNLGLLDQLAALEWVRDNIAAFGGDPAQVTAAGQSGGALSILAMLAGTAGLFRRAILQSTPVGIPPASPEDALAAGRMLLSELGLAPDEQRRLFDAPVAELLSAQYAVAARVGGAAPPYQLVADGVLVSDDLVRSVSAAGIEVLLGTTKDEAAAMVADAADTVTHQLFRAPTLRLAETLAAQGNSAWLYRFDWHPAGSPFGACHCLELPFLLGSAAAWAHAPMLMGERPHALVEDMRERWIGFIRHGDPGWSRATEHHINT, from the coding sequence ATGATCGTCGAGACTGCCGGGGGGAAGGTCAGGGGGAGTGTCGACGGTGCGGTAACCGCATTCCGCGGTATCCCTTTCGCGACTGCCGAGCGGTTCGGCGCGCCGCGCGCTCCGGCGCCATGGCCGGGCATCCGCGACAGTGTAGAGATCGGCCCGGCCGCACCGCAGTTGGCGTCACGGCTGGAGCGCGTCATGGGTCGGTTCACGGTTGCCCAGGCCGAAGACTGTCTGTCGCTGAATGTTTGGGCACCGGCCGGGTCCGGTCATCCGGTGCTGGTCTTCTTGCACGGCGGCGGATTCACCAGCGGCTCGGGCGGATTGGCCTGGTACGACGGTGCGGAATTGGCCGAGCACGGCGACATCGTGGTCGTGACGATCAACTATCGGCTCGGTGTTCTCGGATATCTGTGCCTGCCCGGGGTGAGCGAAGGCAATCTCGGATTGCTCGACCAACTGGCCGCACTGGAGTGGGTGCGGGACAACATCGCCGCGTTCGGCGGGGATCCGGCGCAGGTCACCGCTGCCGGGCAATCCGGCGGGGCGCTCTCGATACTCGCGATGCTCGCCGGAACCGCCGGACTTTTCCGGCGTGCGATCCTGCAGAGCACCCCTGTGGGTATCCCGCCCGCGTCACCCGAGGACGCGCTGGCGGCCGGGCGAATGCTGTTGAGCGAGTTGGGTCTTGCGCCGGACGAGCAGCGGCGATTGTTCGACGCTCCGGTGGCCGAGCTGCTCTCGGCGCAGTATGCGGTCGCGGCGCGGGTCGGTGGTGCGGCTCCGCCGTATCAGCTGGTCGCCGATGGTGTTCTCGTCAGCGACGACTTGGTGCGGTCGGTCTCTGCGGCGGGCATCGAGGTCCTGCTGGGAACGACAAAGGACGAGGCGGCGGCGATGGTCGCCGACGCAGCCGACACTGTGACCCACCAACTGTTCCGTGCTCCTACCTTGCGTTTGGCGGAAACCCTTGCCGCGCAAGGAAATAGTGCATGGCTCTACCGATTCGACTGGCATCCCGCGGGCAGCCCCTTCGGCGCCTGTCACTGCTTGGAACTGCCGTTCCTGCTCGGTAGTGCGGCAGCGTGGGCGCACGCACCGATGCTCATGGGCGAGCGGCCGCATGCCCTGGTCGAGGACATGCGCGAGCGCTGGATCGGCTTCATCCGCCACGGCGACCCCGGCTGGTCCCGTGCCACCGAACACCACATAAACACCTGA
- a CDS encoding VOC family protein, translated as MNDDMGQRYIGAIHHTGLKGNDFDAMTSRYRSFGFTLTPRSRHLMSQRPGEPAILGCTANECAVFGGSYIELFGIVDAAAPDPWHAKPLPDGFRILNLETDEAAVVSAQLIEAGLPASGVLELERDVDTEDGVRTMRARTVHIDPRSTSEGLLGISQHLTREYVHQPRYLDHPNGARGIAAVTIVAADTEFDEIVDRYRRIVAVDPSIEGSLTVLAHKEVRLEFVRASDAGQVLPGEPVPASSYFAAMTIRVDDVDHARRIVESGGTPTRTTAAGFFVSARDAYGAGLAFVAQ; from the coding sequence ATGAACGACGACATGGGCCAGCGGTACATCGGAGCCATCCACCACACCGGTCTCAAGGGCAATGACTTCGATGCGATGACGAGTAGATACCGGTCCTTCGGATTCACCTTGACGCCGCGGTCGCGACACCTGATGAGCCAGCGGCCGGGTGAACCGGCGATTCTGGGGTGCACCGCCAACGAATGCGCGGTGTTCGGCGGCTCGTACATCGAATTGTTCGGCATCGTCGATGCCGCGGCGCCGGACCCGTGGCACGCGAAGCCGCTGCCGGATGGATTCCGGATTCTCAATCTGGAGACCGACGAGGCCGCTGTGGTCAGCGCGCAGCTCATCGAAGCCGGGCTCCCCGCTTCCGGTGTGCTCGAGCTGGAACGTGACGTCGACACCGAGGACGGCGTGCGGACCATGCGCGCCCGCACGGTGCACATCGACCCGCGCAGCACGTCCGAGGGTCTGCTCGGCATCTCCCAGCACCTGACCCGCGAATATGTGCACCAGCCACGGTATCTCGACCATCCGAACGGGGCGCGCGGGATCGCGGCGGTGACGATCGTGGCCGCCGACACCGAGTTCGACGAGATCGTCGACCGCTACCGCCGCATCGTAGCGGTCGATCCGAGCATCGAGGGTTCGTTGACGGTGCTGGCGCACAAAGAGGTTCGGCTGGAGTTCGTTCGGGCGTCGGACGCCGGCCAGGTGCTGCCCGGCGAGCCGGTGCCTGCGTCGTCGTACTTCGCGGCGATGACCATCCGGGTCGATGATGTCGACCACGCGCGTCGGATTGTGGAAAGCGGTGGCACGCCGACTCGCACGACCGCGGCGGGGTTCTTTGTGTCCGCGCGCGACGCATACGGCGCCGGACTGGCATTCGTCGCGCAATGA
- a CDS encoding AsnC family transcriptional regulator, with amino-acid sequence MDSDTLDDLDLQLLHALQIDGRAAYSTIAQVLGVSSRTVARRYGRLRSNGLVRVTGVAAAGPIATAEWIVRITVRASAATTLARALAQRPDTAWVTVVDSGTEIVCIFRIPDDGPAPLAGLARHGDILDISAHRLLHHFMNRRWRGRTSALTTAQIEALQPPDTAATQSLSLTELDHRLLAALSLDGRTAYPDLARRVGWSETAIRRRLDELRRAGILRFSVEIDPAAFGFTVSCVIWMSVVPHQLQTVATALASDFEAAFIGATTGEHNLIEIAVFRKSAELYAYLTERITTLDGIERMETTPIASYTKRDAQIFR; translated from the coding sequence GTGGATTCGGACACCCTCGACGATCTCGACCTGCAACTGCTGCACGCACTACAGATCGACGGCCGCGCCGCGTACAGCACAATCGCCCAGGTACTGGGGGTTTCCTCGCGCACCGTGGCCCGTCGATACGGCCGCCTGCGCAGCAACGGACTCGTCCGAGTCACCGGCGTTGCCGCCGCGGGGCCGATCGCTACCGCCGAGTGGATCGTCCGAATCACGGTACGAGCCAGTGCCGCCACTACGCTGGCTCGCGCCCTCGCCCAGCGACCGGACACCGCCTGGGTGACGGTGGTGGACAGCGGCACCGAAATCGTGTGCATCTTCCGCATTCCCGACGACGGCCCGGCACCGCTGGCCGGACTCGCCCGACACGGGGATATCCTCGATATCTCCGCGCACCGGCTCCTGCACCACTTCATGAACCGCCGCTGGCGCGGCCGCACCTCCGCGCTGACCACCGCGCAAATCGAGGCACTGCAACCACCGGATACCGCCGCGACACAGTCTCTATCGCTGACCGAGCTCGACCACCGGCTGCTCGCCGCCCTATCACTCGACGGCCGTACCGCCTACCCCGATCTCGCCCGCCGCGTCGGCTGGTCCGAAACAGCGATCCGGCGTCGACTCGATGAGCTTCGACGCGCCGGGATCCTGCGGTTCAGCGTCGAAATCGACCCCGCCGCATTCGGTTTCACCGTCTCCTGCGTGATCTGGATGAGCGTAGTACCACATCAGCTCCAGACTGTGGCGACAGCCTTGGCTTCCGACTTCGAGGCAGCATTCATCGGCGCCACCACCGGCGAGCACAATCTGATCGAGATCGCGGTATTCCGCAAGTCCGCAGAGCTGTACGCCTACCTCACCGAGCGGATCACCACACTGGACGGCATCGAACGCATGGAGACCACACCGATCGCGTCCTACACCAAGCGCGATGCCCAAATATTTCGTTAG
- a CDS encoding VOC family protein codes for MPVRSTPWSEGTPCWVDCQVDDAVKASEFYADLFGWTIEGGGDEAGGYLMGMKGGQAVAGIGPKPQAGMPSVWTTYLAADNADAIAEKVGAAGGQVVMPPFDVLDAGRMFIGVDTVGAAFGIWQARAHNGAAVHNEHGAYCWNELHTRQLDTAKKFYADVFGFTYADVGDGKNMIYAMFTPRGGEQPVGGMNDDTVMPGEPMPSYWLTWFQFDDVDAGLTRAAELGARVLMPASDSPAGRMAMVSAPQGEVFGIIDTNVTVGAMPQ; via the coding sequence ATGCCTGTTCGAAGCACACCTTGGTCCGAGGGCACCCCGTGTTGGGTCGACTGCCAGGTCGACGATGCGGTGAAGGCGAGCGAGTTCTACGCCGATCTGTTCGGCTGGACCATCGAAGGCGGCGGGGACGAGGCCGGCGGATATCTGATGGGGATGAAGGGCGGGCAGGCTGTCGCGGGGATCGGCCCCAAGCCGCAGGCCGGGATGCCCTCGGTATGGACGACCTATCTCGCCGCCGATAATGCCGACGCGATTGCCGAGAAGGTGGGCGCGGCGGGCGGCCAGGTGGTCATGCCGCCTTTCGACGTGCTCGACGCCGGGCGCATGTTCATCGGGGTCGATACCGTCGGCGCGGCATTCGGCATCTGGCAGGCCCGTGCGCACAACGGCGCAGCCGTCCACAACGAGCACGGCGCCTACTGCTGGAACGAACTGCACACCCGGCAGCTCGACACCGCGAAGAAGTTCTACGCCGATGTCTTCGGTTTCACCTACGCAGACGTCGGCGACGGCAAGAACATGATCTACGCGATGTTCACCCCGCGCGGCGGCGAACAGCCCGTCGGCGGCATGAACGACGACACCGTGATGCCCGGCGAGCCTATGCCGAGCTACTGGCTGACCTGGTTCCAGTTCGACGATGTCGACGCCGGGTTGACGCGGGCTGCCGAACTCGGCGCGAGGGTACTGATGCCCGCCTCCGACTCGCCCGCCGGTCGGATGGCAATGGTCTCGGCGCCACAGGGCGAGGTGTTCGGAATCATCGACACCAACGTGACGGTAGGCGCGATGCCGCAGTAA